Proteins from one Micromonospora sp. M71_S20 genomic window:
- the lepA gene encoding translation elongation factor 4, which translates to MPPTLDSGANAPGSTDPARIRNFCIIAHIDHGKSTLADRMLQLTGVVDPRQMRAQYLDRMDIERERGITIKSQAVRMPWTIREGDRAGETAVLNMIDTPGHVDFTYEVSRSLAACEGAILLVDAAQGIEAQTLANLYLALENDLHVIPVLNKIDLPAAQPEKYAEELAHLIGGDPADCIRVSGKTGDGVPYLLDEIVRQFKPPVGDAAAPARAMIFDSVYDVYRGVVTYVRVIDGRISARDRIKMMSTAAVHELLEIGVISPEMVKADALGVGEVGYLITGVKDVRQSRVGDTITINSRPATEALGGYKDPKPMVYSGLYPIDGSDYPNLREALDKLKLNDAALDYEPETSGALGFGFRCGFLGLLHLEIIRERLEREYNLDLISTAPNVVYRAITEDGEEIVVTNPSEYPMGKIAEVYEPVVRATVLTPNDYVGAVMELCQGRRGSLLGMDYLSADRVELRYTLPLAEIIFDFFDQLKSRTKGYASLDYEPSGEQASDLVKVDILLHGEPVDAFSAIVHKDKAYNYGVTIAAKLRNLIPRQQFEVPIQAAIGSRVIARETIRAIRKDVLAKCYGGDISRKRKLLEKQKEGKKRMKMVGRVEVPQEAFIAALSSDSGDGKAPGKK; encoded by the coding sequence GTGCCTCCGACGCTCGATTCCGGCGCGAACGCTCCTGGTTCCACCGACCCGGCGCGCATCCGGAACTTCTGCATCATCGCCCACATCGACCACGGGAAGTCGACCCTGGCCGACCGGATGTTGCAGCTCACCGGCGTGGTCGACCCCCGGCAGATGCGTGCGCAGTACCTCGACCGCATGGACATCGAGCGCGAGCGCGGCATCACGATCAAGAGCCAGGCCGTCCGGATGCCCTGGACCATCCGGGAGGGCGACCGGGCCGGCGAGACCGCCGTGCTCAACATGATCGACACCCCGGGCCACGTCGACTTCACCTACGAGGTGTCCCGGTCGCTGGCCGCCTGCGAGGGCGCGATCCTGCTGGTCGACGCCGCGCAGGGCATCGAGGCGCAGACCCTGGCGAACCTCTACCTGGCGCTCGAGAACGACCTGCACGTCATCCCGGTGCTCAACAAGATCGACCTGCCGGCCGCCCAGCCGGAGAAGTACGCCGAGGAGCTGGCGCACCTCATCGGGGGCGACCCGGCGGACTGCATCCGGGTCTCCGGCAAGACCGGTGACGGCGTGCCGTACCTGCTCGACGAGATCGTCCGGCAGTTCAAGCCCCCGGTCGGCGACGCGGCGGCGCCCGCCCGCGCCATGATCTTCGACTCGGTCTACGACGTCTACCGGGGCGTGGTCACCTACGTCCGGGTCATCGACGGGCGGATCAGCGCCCGCGACCGGATCAAGATGATGTCGACGGCCGCCGTGCACGAGCTGCTGGAGATCGGCGTCATCTCGCCCGAGATGGTGAAGGCCGACGCGCTCGGCGTCGGCGAGGTGGGTTACCTGATCACCGGTGTGAAGGACGTCCGCCAGTCCCGGGTCGGTGACACGATCACCATCAACTCCCGGCCGGCGACGGAGGCCCTGGGCGGCTACAAGGACCCGAAGCCGATGGTCTACTCGGGCCTCTACCCGATCGACGGCTCCGACTACCCCAACCTGCGCGAGGCGCTGGACAAGCTCAAGCTCAACGACGCCGCGCTCGACTACGAGCCGGAGACCTCGGGCGCGCTCGGCTTCGGCTTCCGCTGCGGCTTCCTCGGCCTGCTGCACCTGGAGATCATCCGGGAGCGGCTGGAGCGCGAGTACAACCTCGACCTCATCTCCACCGCGCCGAACGTGGTCTACCGGGCCATCACCGAGGACGGCGAGGAGATCGTCGTGACGAACCCGAGCGAGTACCCCATGGGCAAGATCGCCGAAGTGTACGAGCCGGTCGTGCGCGCCACGGTGCTCACCCCGAACGACTACGTCGGCGCGGTGATGGAGCTCTGCCAGGGCCGCCGGGGCAGCCTGCTCGGCATGGACTACCTCTCCGCCGACCGGGTGGAACTGCGCTACACGCTGCCGCTCGCGGAGATCATCTTCGACTTCTTCGACCAGTTGAAGAGCCGTACCAAGGGCTACGCCTCGCTGGACTACGAGCCCTCCGGCGAGCAGGCGTCCGACCTGGTGAAGGTCGACATCCTGCTGCACGGTGAGCCGGTCGACGCGTTCAGCGCGATCGTGCACAAGGACAAGGCGTACAACTACGGCGTCACGATCGCGGCGAAGCTGCGCAACCTGATCCCGCGCCAGCAGTTCGAGGTGCCGATCCAGGCGGCGATCGGCAGCCGGGTGATCGCCCGGGAGACCATCCGGGCGATCCGCAAGGACGTGCTCGCCAAGTGCTACGGCGGTGACATCAGCCGTAAGCGCAAGCTGCTGGAGAAGCAGAAGGAGGGCAAGAAGCGGATGAAGATGGTGGGCCGGGTGGAGGTCCCCCAGGAGGCCTTCATCGCCGCGCTCTCCTCCGACTCCGGCGACGGCAAGGCTCCCGGCAAGAAGTGA
- a CDS encoding DUF4240 domain-containing protein gives MRTDDFWQLIDRARAGGGGEPHAVAARAVALLAERDPEDIVGYARHQARVLSASHKVDLWGAAYLINGGVSDEGFHHFRGWLMTQGREVFARAVADPDSLAGLPQVRAASLSGEEFSAAEMLAAPWDAYRRVTAAELPADPEPAPVPDLNDFWDFDDEEEAKRRLPKLAALFVEPPAE, from the coding sequence ATGAGGACCGACGACTTCTGGCAGTTGATCGACCGGGCCCGGGCCGGCGGCGGGGGAGAGCCGCACGCGGTCGCGGCGCGGGCCGTCGCCCTGCTCGCCGAGCGCGATCCGGAGGACATCGTCGGGTACGCCCGCCACCAGGCACGGGTGCTGTCCGCCTCGCACAAGGTCGACCTCTGGGGCGCCGCCTACCTGATCAACGGAGGCGTGTCCGACGAGGGCTTCCACCACTTCCGGGGCTGGCTGATGACCCAGGGGCGCGAGGTGTTCGCACGTGCCGTCGCCGACCCGGACTCGCTGGCCGGGCTGCCGCAGGTCAGGGCGGCCTCGCTCAGCGGCGAGGAGTTCTCGGCCGCCGAGATGCTGGCGGCGCCGTGGGACGCGTACCGCCGGGTCACCGCCGCCGAGCTGCCGGCGGACCCGGAGCCGGCCCCGGTGCCCGACCTCAACGACTTCTGGGACTTCGACGACGAGGAGGAGGCGAAGCGGCGGCTGCCGAAGCTCGCCGCCCTCTTCGTCGAGCCGCCCGCCGAGTGA
- a CDS encoding GlsB/YeaQ/YmgE family stress response membrane protein, translated as MELTVWGIVTALIVGLIIGALGRLLVPGRQNMPMWLHMLIGVGAALLGTVLARAMGIATETAGIDWGELLVQVVLAAIAVALVAGVGRRRSVTHR; from the coding sequence GTGGAGCTCACCGTTTGGGGCATCGTCACCGCGCTCATCGTTGGTCTTATCATCGGCGCTCTGGGTCGCCTGCTCGTGCCGGGCCGCCAGAACATGCCGATGTGGCTGCACATGCTGATCGGTGTGGGCGCCGCGCTGCTGGGCACCGTGCTGGCCCGGGCGATGGGTATCGCCACCGAGACCGCCGGCATCGACTGGGGCGAGCTGCTGGTCCAGGTCGTGCTGGCCGCGATCGCCGTGGCGCTGGTCGCCGGTGTGGGTCGTCGCCGCAGCGTCACCCACCGGTAA